The DNA window AGACATAGGgtgaggaaggatgggttggGGAAATATTATGTAGATTTCTGACCCCTGCATAAAACCTTTATTAAAAGCTTCTACGGGGAATGTCAGAATACTGAAGTTAAGCACGTAGTGCTGAGTAATGTGAATAACCTACTCTTATGTTCACACAGGTGatggtattttctcttttgagcACAAGTTCATGAATGTGGATCTAACTTTCCTATCTCACACAGTTAATTCCTAAATCTAATAGTGGGTACCATACAAGCTACTCCTGTCATCTGTTCTTGGAAGACTGAAGGATTTCAGCTCAAAACACACAGCAGCTAGAAAAGCACCACATTTGAGACATAGTGCCAACAACAAGATCTTTTTTACTTTACTGCCATCACAACAAAAGAAAGTACTGTATCAATGCTACAAAACACATGCTTTTCAGGAAACACAAACTTTAAAGTTCACAAGAAATTGTGTAATACATAACATGTAGGTAGTATAGCTAATAGTATATCTAATACGATGAATATGAAGCATAATCGGTGAGAACTAAGACTTGCTTCTctaatgcattaaaaaaataaataatttgagaaCATAAGCTCTTACTCTGCACATACTGTGGTTTTACTTTAACCTTTAGAAAAGCTATTTACCCTATCTTGTACCAAAGTTGTCATATAAGTTTTTCAAGTATTGCTTTCTGTTTACTTGAATATAAAAGTCATGGCAGCTTCACTGTAAAACTGAAAGGCAAAAATTGATGAAGCTAGAAAAAACAATTGACTCTTCAATGGAGAATTGCCATTTTATAGGTATAGAATCATTGGCTAGATGATCTTTGTACTGTCCCTGGCATGGATCTTAACACCAGGATTTTTGCTGCATgacctttcttcttcctgtatTTGCAAAATCACTCAGCCTAGAAATTGACAACAGAAGGCTttagaacatgaaaaaaattgttacctttctttgttttcacaACTGCCTTTTCCTTTGGTGGGAtaaaagctttatttctttcttcttgtcttcTCTTGATCGCATCTGCTTGCTTTGCCTGAAGTTACCAATAAAAACGTCAAGTAGCAGggcaaaaaggacaaaaaaaacccaaaatcagatTCCAAGCCAGCAATCAAATGCTTTTTAACTGGACCCTGGATTAGTACAACTTTACCTTTATCTCTTCCATCTGTTTGCgtttcttctgtctttctttcaaGAAGTATTCGCCACTTGCTAATTCTTTATCAATCTGTGCAAGGCAAGTAGCAAGAAGCCTTAGTTAATTATGCATTATAAGCCAGATGTGTAATATGAGGGAATCAGAACATGACAGAAAAAGCCTCTCCATCTCTTTTGATGAACACAACTTCAGGTGTGCTATATTCCTGCATAAACAAATAAAGTTTCAACTGACCTGGCTTTCTGGCTGCGGAGGTGGGAACGGTGTGTACTCCTtcttagtatttttctttttgggctCCTTGCGTTTTTTCAAGTTCTTCCGTTTGAATTTAGGCAAAAATCTTTCCCAACTTTGTGTCCGCAGTTCAGGATCTTTTGCTAATTCCCTTTTGATCATCAAAGTCTTCAGTAGTTTCAGAATGTCAcaaagaagttatttttaaaaagggtatTACAGTAAAAGCCAAGAGATCCAAAACAGAAGTTTCATTAGACTTTCTTAAAGGGAATATGCTACATCCAAACCTTCCACATCTCACTTCAGTAACAGCAGAGGGGCTTAACTATGAACAGCAGAACCAGAAAGATGTCTCAAAACAGGGACAGAATGCACTGGAGAAAGTGCTTCAGTTTAAATGAGCAAGTGTCAAACCAACAATCAAAGGGGCAAGTTTATACACACTTATCCTTTGATTTTGCAGATATGCCATAATGGTATTATGGCAATGTACCTAGTAAAATGAAGGCTGTCAAAGTCAGTGGTTTTTATAAAGCAGCACACTACAGATATTCTCAAAAATAGATGACCATACAGAAATATGTAAATTATTAACGTACAATCCTCTGGGAAGAAATGGTATTTTATTGTAAACCAAGATGCACAATGGATCGTGCTAACCTTGATGTTATATATGGGATGTATATTCTTCATTGTGTCCAGAACAACTTTTCTAACCTGTATTGAATACAAAAGAACAAGAACAGAAAGTTCTAATAGACTCCAGCAGGCCCCACAAACATTATTTTCATGTTACCATAGATCTTATAGTGCCATAAGGAACTTGCTTTTGACAAAGCATTCTTCTCCCACATAGTTATTAAAACATATACAGATGCTCTTTCTTCGAAGACACAAAGATCTTAGTCTAAACAAAATTCAGCAGCTAAGATGATAATGCTATGGACATTCATGTAAATGTAGCTTACTAACACACAGTTGAAAAGTCAGTGAGATACTGCTGAGGTTGCCAGATGCTGTGTATCACTCATCCTTGAGGTGGGCATAGAAGTTTGTGTTTGCTATACAAAGGACTTCTCTACTTCATCTTACCTCTTTTAGCCCACTAAAGGGTCCAAGAGCTGAAACAGTGTTGCCTTGCACCATAATATAACAGTTTGTTAGCAGTTCCAGGGCCTacaccaaaaaaagaaatgaaatcagTATAATATGAAGACCTGACACAAATTTGGGTCTCAGTATTATCTGGTTGCTACACCTCTAGGAAATACCTTCAGAGTAGATCCTTTTGGCCCAAGAAGCCGTGCTCTTCTTTTTATGAAAGTTTCTCTCTTCCTCACCAGAGAGCCTATCTTAATGATGTCACATGCAACATCATCCTGAAGGATACGAACTGCCTAAAAAGATGCAGGCAATGTCATCTGAACTCAAATGTATTACTCATAAGAGTCAAGAGAATACTTCAGTTTATTCTTCTCCCTTTACTTTCAGATATATTtactttaaatatatattttattttatttgactCACATGCAATTcccacatttttaaaacttagtATTTTGTAAGTATTGTGATAGAATTTAAGACAAAATATAAGCATTATGATGGATGAAAACTTTCAGGATTTATTACAGACCTGCTCAAATGGAACGCTTCTTGCCAGAAGTTTTATTAAGTCTCTAGCCCTAATGATTGCATATGGATCAAAAGTCTTCTTAGTAGTAGTGACAGTCATGCTTCCTTCAATTAGATCCAGCGCTGCATTCACATACTgcaatatttgaaaacaaacaccaaatcAATATCACAATTCAGTTGTGGCAGTAAGCAGTTAACTAACAGAACGTAGATCTATCTTCCAAAACTTCTTAAGTGACTTTTAAGAaaattcacacacacagagacaaaagTCAGACTGAATATGTGTCATAAGGGCCAAAGCAGCACTTCTGTCATCTCCCTGAATTCAAGCAGAACAAAGCTGTCAGTGCTCGGATAATGAGATATGTGCTGCTGCAAATACTTTGCTGACAGCATTTGTAAAGATTTGTGAAATGTGGCTACATAGTTCTTCACCAGTTTTGATGACACAAAAAGACACTGCTAATTCAAAATGCAAGCACAGTAGAAATTTACAAATAAggtataagaaaaaaacaacttgcgCTACTTTTTTAAGCTCAAGTAAGACCTGTATGTCCCAAAAGGTAAAGTGCAGTATCACAATTATTAAGAGTTCATACATGTTCACCCAAGGCTTTCTGGACAAGTGGCCAACATTCTTTCAAGTACGCTTCTCTATACTTTGGGAACAGTGTTGCAAAACTGCTTTCTTCCAGCAGCCCTTTGGGATTATCCTCTCTTGTAAAGGCTGGCTCTTTCCATCCATCTGGCACAGTGAGAAGTTCAGATTCATCAACtgtaataaaaaggaaaaaaaaaaagctattgtTATAACAAGATTGATTTAATACACTGCTAAGTGAGGTTTGCACCTCTTCCGACATTAGAAACATTACTGCtttaaactatttaaaaaaaagaagaagaaatccGCAGCTGAGATACGCGCTGTTGATCGGGTATATACAAGATGATTATGCACGCATATTACACAGGAACAAGGCACAGACTGAGGCGAGGAAGCCGAGTACCTGGAAGGCGGGCACACCACACCACGGCACCGCAGGTGCCGGCCCCGAGCACCCACCAGCCGCAGCGCCCCACGGAGGGACCCTCAGCCCGCGGCCCTCCCGGCGAGCCGCCAGCCCCCAATGGTCCCGCGTCCCGCCCCACCTGGCGCCGCTTTCTTCTTATTCttgttcttctgcttttctccctgcttCGGCCCGGGCCCGGCCTGCTCCTCGGGCTCGGCCGCCATGTCCGCGCGCGCGGCggaaggggcggggccggcgctgCCCCCGGAACTTCCCCCGCCCTTCGTGTGGGCCGGACTGTGCGACCCACGCCGCGCAGGGGCTCCCGAGGTACTTCGGTGATCTAAAGGGGTTCAGCACGAGACCTGGCTTTTCAGCTGCATAACTCACTATTCAGCCGATGAATCTGGATAGTAAATAAGCAATATAAGGTTTTCTGGAGGATGCTTTGCAtcctcatccctgctccttcctgcacCTGTGAGCATTTCCTTCAGTGAAAGAGCAAGAATGTGCCTGCTCCGCTCTCTTCCATGGAGACCATGAAAAGCCAATGGGGTGAAAAACTGGAGGAGACCTTTAAGAGCAAGAACACTCTGAAGCAGCACAGTGCTGTCTTCGTCAGGTGCTCACCACATCTGTTCATAAAAACCTGCACTCTATGATGTTTAATTGCCTAAATGATGAGAAAGAGATTTCTATCACCTAATCTATACCTAagtaaaatactaattttagaAACAGTTTTAACCCTCCCGAAACTTTTCCCTCGGACCTGGCTGCTGTTTTCCCTCGGCTGCTCCGCCTGCCAGCCCTTTGCGCACCCCCGTATCCCACAGCGGACAGGACTTCCAAAGCTCCAGTTTCTGTCTGCAAGCTTGACATGGAGTTGATGCGAGCTTTTAGCCGTTCATTTTGATTTCTGTCTGTCAGCATCCTTCAAACACGGAGCGGGAGCGGTTCCGGACGAAGGGAAAGAAGCGGGAGGGGGAACGCGCGAGGCCCTCGGCAGAGGGCGCTGGCGGTGCCCGCGGCGCTCCGGGAAGGCGGGTTATCCATGCCCCATCCCGATAGATGGCACTGGCTTCCGCGGCAAGGGCTGGaccgggagggagggagggagggagccgGTGGGGAATGTGCTCCCTCTCCGCCCACGCTAccctgcccggcccggcaccGGGCTTTGGATGCCGAACGCCATTTACATTGAAATTTTCCGTGCTCCTGGAAAATTTGCCTCTCTCAGCTCTTGGACACAAGCTTTCTGGGGCTGGTATTCCTCAGCGCTGCAGAGTCTTTGAGCACAGGACGGGGTCCTGCCCGGCTACAAGCACCACCCGGTCCATGCGAACGGAGGGCTGGGGCTCCTGGGGAGGCGGCACAGGGTAGTCCGTGAAGCGCACAGTGAAATTCACAAATTTCTTTCTCACCTGAAACCTGGCCGTGTGTTGGAAACAGTTTGAGGGAGGATAATTAGTTTGGTTCTGCTCTTGTTTAGTGTCTGACGACTCCTGTGGTGCAGCCCACCAAAAAAATCACGGGAGTGGGCTGTGGAAGGGTCATGCCCTTAGCGCTTGGCAGTGGGAGGAAGCCTCCTGATGGGTGAGAGGAGAGTTAGAGAGGCTGCAGTCCACGGAGTGTTGAG is part of the Cinclus cinclus chromosome 4, bCinCin1.1, whole genome shotgun sequence genome and encodes:
- the KRR1 gene encoding KRR1 small subunit processome component homolog; the encoded protein is MAAEPEEQAGPGPKQGEKQKNKNKKKAAPVDESELLTVPDGWKEPAFTREDNPKGLLEESSFATLFPKYREAYLKECWPLVQKALGEHYVNAALDLIEGSMTVTTTKKTFDPYAIIRARDLIKLLARSVPFEQAVRILQDDVACDIIKIGSLVRKRETFIKRRARLLGPKGSTLKALELLTNCYIMVQGNTVSALGPFSGLKEVRKVVLDTMKNIHPIYNIKTLMIKRELAKDPELRTQSWERFLPKFKRKNLKKRKEPKKKNTKKEYTPFPPPQPESQIDKELASGEYFLKERQKKRKQMEEIKAKQADAIKRRQEERNKAFIPPKEKAVVKTKKVPAEKKIDIEAIKEKVKNAKKKKLGALPEEEVKLKMAADEKKKKKKK